A genomic segment from Candidatus Omnitrophota bacterium encodes:
- a CDS encoding LL-diaminopimelate aminotransferase, whose amino-acid sequence MEVRVAERLRKLPPYLFEEIDRAKNKAVSEGRPVIDLGVGDPDTPTPDFIIKKLHEASMDPATHKYALNRGLKTLRGAMADWFEGRFGVKVDPATEVLPLLGSKEGIAHVPLAFVEPGDVVLVPDPGYPPYNSGAIFAGGEVHFMPLLEKNGFLPDLDAIDKDIAKRARLIHINYPNNPTGAVCGKDFYEKVVRFARENNIIVCADAAYTEMSYDGYKPMSFLEVEGAKEVGIEFHSLSKTFNMTGWRVGMAIGDPEIINGLAKVKSNIDSGIFTAIQIASIEALKKADNVKAVLSRLYQGRRDVLVDGLRKAGWNVPSPKATFYVWAPVFGAYDSMSLAKDMLEKADIIVTPGNGFGPNGEGYVRMALTVGEETIKEAVSRIKNAFFS is encoded by the coding sequence ATGGAAGTGAGAGTAGCGGAAAGATTGAGAAAACTCCCTCCTTATCTTTTTGAGGAGATAGACAGGGCGAAGAACAAGGCGGTCAGTGAAGGCAGGCCGGTCATTGACCTGGGCGTAGGGGATCCAGATACGCCGACACCGGATTTCATAATTAAAAAGCTGCATGAGGCCAGCATGGACCCGGCCACACATAAATACGCGCTGAACCGCGGGCTTAAGACGTTACGTGGGGCCATGGCGGATTGGTTCGAGGGACGTTTCGGCGTCAAAGTGGACCCGGCCACTGAGGTCTTGCCGTTACTCGGGTCCAAGGAAGGCATAGCGCATGTGCCGCTCGCTTTTGTTGAACCCGGGGATGTTGTATTGGTACCGGACCCGGGGTATCCACCGTACAATTCCGGCGCGATCTTCGCGGGGGGCGAGGTCCATTTCATGCCCCTTCTTGAGAAGAACGGTTTTCTTCCGGACCTGGACGCTATAGACAAGGATATAGCCAAACGTGCTCGTCTTATCCATATAAACTATCCGAATAATCCCACCGGCGCGGTCTGCGGAAAGGATTTCTATGAGAAAGTGGTAAGATTCGCCCGGGAGAACAACATCATCGTATGTGCCGATGCCGCGTATACCGAGATGAGTTACGACGGGTATAAGCCCATGAGCTTTCTTGAGGTGGAAGGGGCTAAAGAGGTGGGGATAGAGTTCCATTCCCTGTCCAAGACCTTCAATATGACAGGATGGAGGGTCGGTATGGCCATAGGGGACCCTGAGATCATAAACGGGTTGGCCAAGGTCAAATCGAACATAGATTCAGGGATATTCACGGCAATACAGATAGCTTCTATCGAAGCGCTGAAAAAGGCCGATAACGTGAAGGCTGTCCTGTCCAGGCTCTATCAGGGGAGAAGGGATGTGCTTGTCGATGGGTTGAGGAAAGCCGGATGGAACGTGCCGTCGCCTAAAGCTACTTTTTACGTGTGGGCCCCGGTCTTTGGCGCGTATGACTCTATGTCGCTGGCAAAGGATATGCTCGAAAAGGCGGATATAATCGTTACCCCGGGCAACGGGTTCGGACCAAATGGTGAAGGATATGTAAGAATGGCGCTTACGGTAGGCGAGGAGACGATCAAAGAGGCCGTGAGCAGGATCAAGAACGCGTTCTTCAGCTAA
- the dapB gene encoding 4-hydroxy-tetrahydrodipicolinate reductase, with product MIKVGISGICGRMGRRIAAMCMEDPEVEISAGIESADSDSIGADIGEVLGTDRTGVMVTSDIDEACGKVDCIIEFTFPGPTLDHLEAARRAGVAIVIGTTAMDAGSEEKIRSAASDIPVVYSPNMSVGVNLLFKMIAEAAKALGAISDISIDETHHVHKKDSPSGTAKMMAKIVSDVVGKKVQVEAFREGEVVGNHGIIFDTPYETLEIRHDAKTRDVFVAGAIEAVKFVKGKAPGLYNMADVLGLK from the coding sequence ATGATAAAGGTCGGGATAAGCGGCATATGTGGCAGGATGGGAAGACGTATCGCGGCCATGTGCATGGAAGACCCGGAGGTCGAGATCTCCGCGGGGATAGAAAGCGCGGACTCGGATTCCATAGGAGCGGATATCGGAGAGGTCCTGGGGACGGACAGGACGGGTGTCATGGTCACATCGGATATCGATGAAGCATGCGGGAAAGTGGATTGTATCATTGAATTCACGTTCCCCGGTCCTACGCTTGACCATCTTGAGGCCGCGCGACGTGCCGGAGTGGCGATCGTGATCGGGACTACAGCGATGGACGCCGGATCCGAGGAGAAGATACGATCGGCCGCTTCGGATATACCGGTGGTATATTCGCCGAACATGTCGGTGGGGGTCAACCTGTTGTTCAAGATGATCGCCGAGGCCGCCAAAGCGTTGGGCGCGATCTCTGATATAAGCATTGATGAGACACATCACGTGCATAAAAAGGATTCGCCCAGCGGTACGGCCAAGATGATGGCGAAGATCGTATCGGATGTTGTCGGCAAGAAAGTACAGGTCGAGGCGTTCCGTGAAGGGGAAGTGGTCGGGAACCATGGGATAATTTTCGACACGCCGTATGAGACCCTTGAGATAAGGCACGACGCGAAAACACGCGACGTATTCGTGGCTGGTGCCATAGAGGCCGTTAAATTCGTAAAGGGGAAAGCACCGGGGCTTTATAACATGGCCGATGTGCTGGGTTTGAAGTAA
- the dapA gene encoding 4-hydroxy-tetrahydrodipicolinate synthase translates to MFKGSYVALVTPFKDGKVDEDTFRRLIEFQIENGTDGIVPCGCTGEAATLTTTEQKRLMDITVETVNKRVPVVAGTGSNSTSEAMDLTCYAKKAGCDGALIITPYYNKPTPEGQFRHYSMIAAKAAIPIMLYNVPSRTGISLSPATVARLSKVDNIVAIKEAAGSVQQVADILSLCDITVMSGDDGMTLPFMSIGAKGVVSVVANVVPSMVHYLCAHFAAGKLEESRKLHYSMIELCKGLFMETNPIPVKTALAMMGMVQEEWRMPLCGMEKDNKDKLRKILSKYELVG, encoded by the coding sequence ATGTTCAAGGGATCTTATGTTGCTCTGGTAACCCCGTTCAAAGATGGAAAAGTGGATGAAGATACTTTTCGACGTTTGATCGAGTTCCAGATAGAGAACGGTACCGATGGCATCGTGCCGTGCGGGTGCACCGGTGAGGCGGCGACGCTTACCACTACGGAACAGAAACGGCTTATGGATATAACCGTTGAGACGGTGAACAAAAGAGTGCCGGTAGTGGCCGGTACGGGGTCCAACTCCACTTCCGAGGCTATGGACCTTACATGTTACGCCAAGAAGGCCGGATGTGACGGGGCGCTCATAATAACCCCTTACTATAACAAGCCTACCCCGGAAGGTCAGTTCAGGCATTATTCCATGATAGCGGCTAAGGCCGCCATACCTATAATGCTTTACAACGTGCCTTCGCGTACGGGGATATCGCTGAGTCCCGCTACCGTGGCGCGTCTGTCTAAGGTCGATAATATCGTGGCGATAAAGGAGGCTGCCGGAAGCGTACAACAGGTGGCGGACATATTGTCCCTTTGTGATATCACGGTAATGAGCGGTGATGACGGTATGACATTACCGTTCATGTCGATCGGGGCGAAAGGCGTGGTAAGCGTGGTGGCGAATGTCGTGCCGAGCATGGTGCATTATCTGTGCGCCCATTTCGCGGCGGGAAAACTGGAAGAGAGCCGTAAGTTGCATTACAGCATGATAGAACTGTGCAAGGGGCTTTTCATGGAGACGAATCCCATACCGGTGAAAACAGCCCTGGCTATGATGGGCATGGTCCAGGAGGAGTGGCGGATGCCTTTGTGCGGTATGGAAAAGGATAATAAGGACAAGCTCAGGAAAATATTGAGCAAGTACGAGCTTGTCGGATAA
- the dapF gene encoding diaminopimelate epimerase yields MSMKHDICFTKVVGTGNDFIVIDNKAGELDVRELDYGQIARDLCRRRVSVGADGLLVLERSDKADFKMRIINPDGSEVDMCGNGLRCSAYYACRAGWGDELDVETRAGILSTKTSGREVSIKMGDPKDVRMGIKLGVGKNMMILHSLNTGVPHVVHLVEDVEGYDVTGAGRAIRTHSFFEPDGTNVNFVGDVAGDSARIRTYERGVEDETLACGTGTVASAVVLGLLGYVKSPVEMLTQSGEKLRVHFKISADKVSNVRLEGEARIVYEGKA; encoded by the coding sequence ATGAGCATGAAACACGATATATGTTTTACAAAAGTCGTAGGTACGGGTAATGATTTCATCGTCATCGACAATAAGGCCGGGGAGCTGGATGTCCGGGAACTGGATTATGGGCAGATAGCCAGGGACCTGTGCCGGCGCAGGGTGTCGGTGGGGGCCGATGGACTGCTTGTCCTGGAAAGGTCCGACAAGGCGGACTTCAAGATGAGGATAATCAATCCTGACGGGTCCGAAGTGGATATGTGCGGTAACGGTCTCAGGTGCAGCGCTTATTACGCTTGCAGGGCCGGATGGGGAGATGAGCTTGACGTGGAGACACGGGCGGGGATACTCTCTACGAAGACCAGCGGCCGCGAGGTTTCCATAAAGATGGGAGACCCGAAGGATGTCCGTATGGGGATAAAACTGGGTGTGGGAAAGAACATGATGATCCTGCATTCCCTTAATACCGGGGTCCCGCATGTTGTCCATCTGGTCGAGGATGTCGAGGGCTACGATGTGACGGGCGCGGGCCGGGCGATAAGGACACACAGTTTTTTTGAGCCCGACGGCACGAACGTGAATTTTGTGGGAGATGTGGCCGGGGATTCAGCCCGCATAAGGACATACGAAAGAGGAGTAGAGGACGAGACGCTGGCCTGTGGCACTGGTACGGTCGCCTCCGCCGTGGTGCTGGGTCTTTTGGGGTATGTTAAAAGCCCCGTTGAGATGCTTACTCAAAGCGGAGAGAAGCTCAGGGTACATTTCAAGATATCCGCGGATAAGGTCTCGAACGTGCGTCTCGAGGGAGAAGCGCGAATTGTATATGAAGGAAAAGCGTAA
- the lysA gene encoding diaminopimelate decarboxylase, with protein sequence MHHFNYRDGVLGCEDMPLTDIIKEYPTPFYLYSYRTIVDHYRRIRDAFAEVNPLICFSMKSNSNLNICRALVKEGAGLDIVSGGELFKADKVGCPYGKIVYASVGKTEEEIKEALKKGILLFNVESVSELIMIDSVAHRLGVRAPVALRVNPDVKADTHDYITTGTKEKKFGIALDVAEEIFDNDNKYSHVDLKGLHVHIGSQITDPAPFVSAITKVLAFIEKSNINIEWLDLGGGFGIVYGKEKTTTAADFAAHIVPLVKDKPFRIILEPGRFIAGNSGVLVCKVLYVKTGATGKKFAIVDAGMNDLLRPSLYEAYHEILPVTLRKTDMEKYDVVGPICESGDYLALDRDLQELIPGECLAVMGAGAYGFSMSSNYNSRPRVAELMVMDGAVRLIRPAETYKDLVRGEKIMKELK encoded by the coding sequence GTGCATCATTTTAATTATCGTGACGGTGTCCTGGGATGTGAGGATATGCCTTTGACGGATATAATAAAGGAATATCCAACACCGTTCTATCTTTATAGCTACAGGACCATAGTGGACCACTACAGGCGTATACGGGATGCTTTCGCTGAGGTGAACCCCCTCATATGTTTTTCGATGAAGTCGAATTCCAACCTTAACATATGCAGGGCGCTGGTCAAGGAAGGGGCAGGTCTGGATATAGTGTCCGGAGGAGAGCTTTTCAAGGCGGATAAGGTAGGATGCCCTTACGGGAAGATCGTTTACGCCAGTGTCGGGAAGACCGAAGAAGAGATCAAGGAAGCCTTGAAGAAAGGGATACTGCTTTTTAATGTCGAATCCGTATCCGAGCTCATAATGATAGATTCCGTGGCTCACAGGCTGGGGGTGAGGGCGCCGGTAGCATTAAGGGTGAACCCTGATGTGAAGGCCGATACTCATGATTACATAACGACCGGGACTAAAGAGAAGAAGTTCGGGATAGCCCTTGATGTTGCCGAGGAGATCTTTGACAATGACAATAAATATTCGCATGTCGACCTGAAGGGATTGCATGTACACATAGGATCACAGATCACGGACCCGGCGCCTTTCGTGTCAGCGATAACCAAGGTGCTCGCTTTTATCGAAAAGAGCAATATAAATATCGAATGGCTGGACCTGGGCGGAGGGTTCGGCATAGTGTACGGGAAGGAAAAAACTACTACCGCGGCGGATTTCGCGGCGCATATCGTACCGCTTGTCAAGGACAAGCCGTTCCGCATAATACTTGAGCCGGGCAGGTTCATAGCCGGCAATAGCGGTGTGCTTGTGTGCAAAGTGCTTTATGTAAAGACGGGAGCGACGGGGAAGAAGTTCGCTATAGTCGACGCGGGCATGAACGACCTTTTGAGGCCAAGTCTTTATGAAGCTTATCACGAGATCCTTCCGGTAACGCTGCGTAAGACGGATATGGAGAAATACGACGTGGTCGGGCCTATATGCGAAAGCGGGGATTATCTCGCGCTAGACAGGGACTTGCAGGAACTTATTCCCGGTGAGTGCCTGGCTGTCATGGGCGCGGGCGCTTACGGGTTCTCCATGTCGTCGAATTACAACTCACGACCGCGTGTAGCGGAACTTATGGTCATGGACGGGGCTGTAAGGCTTATAAGGCCGGCCGAGACATATAAGGACCTTGTCCGCGGTGAAAAAATAATGAAAGAGCTGAAATGA
- the argH gene encoding argininosuccinate lyase yields MAAKLWGGRFTGKEMNPDVLGFTSSLGVDRVLALYDCVSSKVHVDMLEKAGILSKAEHEELISVLDGLFNEVKEGNFDPADSEDIHSAIQGYIEKKAPEASKKLHTGRSRNEQIVNDVRLYLRDSAVRIEDAIKELQVSFVLMAERSGDVILPGYTHLNRAQPILLSHLVLAYVEMLERDKGRVVDAFKRSDMCVMGSGALAGSALNLDRDFVSEKLGYGKVSDNSLDSVSDRDFIAEFIAALSIISVHLSRFAEDMILYSIPEFGFVEIGADYCTGSSLMPQKRNPDVLELIRGKSAQVISALNSILVLMKGLPHTYNRDLQEDKKPLFESVETVVSSLSMFRGLAETIKVNKEAMVRALDNEAIYATDIAEYLVGKKVPFREAHDIVGKMVRYCLDKGTEISGLSPEELKSFSVELDGNVLALLDPHTSVSNKKTYGSTNPERVRKEVARWKKKLRG; encoded by the coding sequence GGCTGCTAAATTATGGGGAGGAAGGTTCACCGGCAAGGAGATGAACCCGGATGTGCTGGGGTTCACCTCGAGCCTGGGCGTAGACAGGGTGCTTGCCCTTTACGACTGTGTGAGCAGCAAGGTCCACGTGGATATGTTGGAAAAGGCGGGGATACTTTCCAAGGCGGAGCATGAAGAACTTATCTCGGTCCTGGATGGTCTTTTTAATGAGGTAAAGGAAGGGAACTTCGATCCCGCCGATTCCGAAGATATACATTCCGCCATACAGGGATATATAGAGAAAAAAGCGCCTGAAGCGTCCAAGAAGCTTCATACGGGCCGGTCAAGGAACGAACAGATCGTTAATGATGTAAGGCTGTATCTGAGGGATAGCGCTGTACGGATAGAGGACGCGATAAAAGAACTGCAGGTATCTTTCGTGCTTATGGCTGAGAGGTCCGGCGACGTGATCCTCCCGGGATATACGCATCTCAACAGGGCACAGCCTATACTTTTGTCCCATCTGGTCCTGGCCTATGTGGAGATGCTTGAGAGGGATAAAGGCAGGGTGGTCGACGCCTTCAAGAGGTCGGATATGTGTGTTATGGGATCCGGCGCGCTGGCAGGGTCGGCGCTTAACCTTGACCGGGACTTTGTCTCAGAAAAATTGGGATACGGAAAGGTCTCGGACAACAGCCTGGATTCGGTCAGTGACAGGGACTTTATAGCGGAATTCATCGCGGCCCTTTCCATCATATCCGTGCATCTTTCAAGGTTCGCGGAGGACATGATACTATATAGTATCCCTGAATTCGGTTTTGTCGAGATAGGGGCGGATTATTGTACGGGAAGCTCCCTTATGCCCCAGAAAAGGAACCCGGATGTGCTGGAGCTCATACGGGGGAAATCGGCCCAGGTCATAAGCGCCTTGAATTCCATACTGGTACTGATGAAGGGGCTGCCGCATACGTATAACAGGGACCTGCAGGAGGACAAGAAACCGCTTTTCGAATCCGTTGAGACGGTGGTATCATCGCTATCCATGTTCAGGGGGCTTGCCGAAACGATAAAGGTCAATAAAGAGGCCATGGTCAGGGCTCTCGATAATGAGGCTATATACGCTACGGATATCGCGGAATATCTTGTCGGCAAAAAAGTGCCATTTCGGGAGGCCCATGATATAGTGGGTAAAATGGTCAGGTACTGCCTGGACAAGGGTACGGAGATATCAGGGCTTTCACCGGAAGAACTGAAAAGTTTTTCTGTCGAATTGGACGGAAATGTCCTCGCCTTGCTTGACCCGCATACTTCCGTCAGCAATAAGAAGACATATGGTAGTACTAACCCGGAAAGGGTCAGGAAAGAAGTGGCCAGGTGGAAGAAAAAGCTAAGAGGATAG